The genomic window ATCGCCCGCCCCGAGAGCTTCGAAAACGGACTGCGAAAGCTTGGCGCGGAGATCGTCTATTCCCGGAGGTTCGCCGACCACCACCGGTTTTCCGAGCATGAGCTTCTCCGGGTCCTGGATCGGGCAAAGGCCCGCTCCGCCGCAGCCATCGTCACGACGGAAAAGGACGCGGTCCGGCTTCCTTTCCTCAGCACGCCCCCTCCGGTCCCGATCTACTTCCTCCGCGTGGAGATCGAGTTCCTCCAAGGTGCGGAAGCTCTCCAGAGTCGGATTCGCGAGAAGATGCGGCAGCGACCGCCTTTTGCTCATGCTCCCTCCGGCCGCATTCGCTCCCTTGCGGAGGAGCCGACCGCCAACGGAGCCCACCCCGTCGTCCTGTGATTCCCTCCTCCCTCCTGGTCCGCTCTCCCAACTGGCTCGGAGACGCCGTCTTGAGCCTCCCCGCGGTCGCCAGCCTGAAGGCATGGCTGGGCCCACACCCTCTTGCTGTCGCTACGCCTCGGAAATTGAGCGCCCTCTGGCGTCTCTGCGCCTTCGTCGATCGCGTGGTCGAGATCGACCCGCCAAAGAGCGTTTGGCAGACCGCAAGACGACTGCGCGAAGGGGGATACGCGGCCGCCTTCCTGCTTCCGAACTCTCTGCGGTCGGCTCTCGAGGCGCGGTTCGCGGGGATTCCCACGGTGTGGGGCAAGGCGGGTTGGCCCCGCTCCGCCCTGTTGAGCCATCCTCGCCTGCCGGGAAACCCCGGAGAGCGCTACCCACAGCAGGCCGCGACCTACCTCGCCTTGGCGGAGGGGCTCGGGGCTTCTGGATCCCTGGCCATACCCGAGCTGCGCATCCCCTCCTCCTGGCGTCAACCCCTGGAGCCGATCATCGCCTTCTGCCCGGGAGCGGAATTCGGTTCCGCGAAGCGATGGCCGGAGGACTTCTATGTCGCCTTGGCCCGGCGGCTGACCGAGACCACGGGCTACCCGGTGCGCCTTTACGGAGCGGCAGGGGACCGCGACGTCTGTCGGCGGATCGCCGCGGCCGTTCCCGGCACCGAAAGCCTCGCCGGTCAAACGACCCTGGAAGAGTTTCTCGCTTCCCTCGCCCGCTCCCGGCTCGTCGTCTGCAACGACAGTGGAGCCATGCACGTGGCGGCCCTTCTCGGGGTACCCGTCGTGGCCCTCTTTGGCTCGACCGATCCTCTGCGGACGGGTCCTCTGGGAAGCTCTGCCCGCATCCTTGCCCATCCGGTGCCCTGCGGACCGTGTTTTCGCCGCGCCTGCCCGCTGGATTTGGCCTGCCTGCGCCGGATCGATCCGGAGGCGGTCTTTTCGGCCTGCCGGGATCAATTGGGCCTCTCCACAGCCCTCTCTTCGTGAACGCTCCGAACGATCCGCAGGCCCCCCCTCCGCCATCTCCGGCCCCGCCAGCTCCCCGGCGGGGATCCCGGGAGGGGAACGCCGCCACCCACCGGGCGGCTGGCATCGTCAGCCTCGCCGTCATGGGCTCCCGGATCTTCGGCCTGGTCCGCGAGCTTGTCTTTGCCGCGCTTTTCGGAGCGGGCAAGCTCCTCGACGCCTACCTCGCCGCCTTCCAGATCCCCAACCTTCTTCGCGATCTCTTCGCCGAAGGAGCGCTTTCGACCGCGTTTACGACCGTCTTTGCCAAGACTTGGGAAGAGCAGGGGAAGGCCAAGGCGTTTTCCCTGGCGAACCACCTGCTCGCGATCCTGATCCTCTTCCTTTCCGCGGTCTGCCTGGCCGGCATCGTCTTCGCCCCTCTCCTCGTCGAGATGACGAGCTTCGGCTTCCATGCGATTCCGGGAAAGTTCGAGCTCACGGTGCGGCTCACCCGCATCCTCTTCCCTTTCATCCTCTTCGTAGCCCTGGCGGCGGTCGCCATGGGCATCTTGAACGCCGGACGGATCTTCGGCCTGCCCGCCTCCGCCTCGACCGCCTTCAACATCGTCTCGGTCGTGCTCGGCGTTTTCTTTGCCTACACCCTCGAACCGCAGCGCGACCTCCGCCATCCTTCTTTTGGGGAAGCCGCCGTCTACGGAGTCTGCTTCGGGGTGCTCCTCGGCGGCCTGGCTCAGCTCCTGATCCAGGTCCCGGCATTCCGCCGGATCGGCTACGACTGGCGATGGGATTTCGACCTCAAGGATCCGAAGCTGCGCGAAATCTGGCGCTTGATGATCCCCAGCATCATCGCCGGGGCGGCCGTCCAGGTCAACGTCTTGGTCAACGGCATGTTTGCTTCGGAGATCAACGGCGGCCGTTCCTGGCTCAACTGCGCCTTCCGGCTCATGCAATTTCCCATCGGGGTCTTCGGGGTCGCGATCGCCACGGTGACCCTGCCGACCGTCTCGCGTCAGCAAGCCCGGGCGGATCTCGACTCCTTTCGGCAGACGCTCCGCCACTCGCTTCGACTCGGCCTCTTTTACACGGTCCCCGCCGCCGTCGGTCTGGCCGTCCTCGCCGAGCCGCTGATCCGGCTCATCTACCAGCACGGACGGTTCAGCGGCTGGGATACTCACCAGACGGCCGCCGCACTCGAAGCCTATACGCTCGGGCTGGCGGGCTACGCGGGGATCAAGATCCTGGCCCCCTGCTTCTACGCCCTCGACTCTCCTTCGATCCCGCTCCGGGTGAGCCTCTTTGGGATCGGCCTCAACCTCCTGCTCAACCTCCTGCTGGTCAAGGTCCTCTCCTTCGGCCACGTCGGGCTGGCTCTGACCACCTCTCTTGTCGCCCTTCTCAATTGCGCTCAGCTCTTCTTCGCCCTCGACCGGCGCGTCTTTCCCGGAGGGGTCCAAAGCTGGCTTTCTTTCCTCTGGCGGCTTGCGATCGCGTCCACCGCCTGCGCCCTTGCGGCTCACTGGGTCGCCGAGGTGGCAGGCCGGTCTCCTCTCCCGACCTTCCCCTTGGGCAGCACTCTCCTCGTCGCCGCCGCGGTGGCCGCCGGGGCGCTTACCTTCTTTCTTTTCGCCCGGGCCCTCGGCCTCGAGGAATGCCGCGAGGCGTTGGGCCTCCTCCGCCGGCTCCTTTCCCGACTGCAGCAAGGGCCGGGAGGCCGCCCGGCGGACGGCGCTCGCTAATCGCTTGTCCCGAGCCGTGCTCTTCGTAAAGATTCGGTCGTGTCCCGATTCCTGGAGCTTCCCCTGACCGCCGGCGGGCCCAAGCTCCTGATCGGCCTCATTCACCTCAAGCCGCTGCCGGGAGCGCCCCGATACGACGGGCGGTTCGACTCTGTGGTGGAGAGCGCCCTGGCCGATGCCAGCGCCTGGCAAGCGGGCGGGGCGAGCGCGCTCTGCATCGAGAACTACGGCGACGTCCCGTTCTGGAAATCGGCCGTGCCGGCGGAGACGGTCGCCTCCATGGCCGCCGTCGGGACCGAAATCCGCCGGGCGAGCCGGCTCCCCCTCGGATTTAATGTGCTCCGGAACGATCCACGCGCCGCGCTCGCCCTCTGCATCGCTTGCGGCGGAAGCTTTCTGCGGGTCAATGTCCTGAGCCACACGCTCGTCACCGACCAGGGGCTGCTCGAAGGAGAGGCCGCATTCCTCCTCCGCGACCGGTCCCGTTTCGGCGGTCCCATCCGGATTCTCGCCGACCTCCGCGTGAAGCATGCGGCACCCTTGGCTCCCCGCCCGCTCGAAGAGGAAGCCGTGGATCTGGTCGAACGATCGCTGGCCGACGCGGTCATCCTGACGGGGCCGCGAACCGGGAGCGAAGCCTCGGTGGCGGAGATCGAAGGGATCCGAGGGGTCCTGCCCGACACTCCGATCCTGGTAGGAAGCGGAATCACAGCGAAGAACCTGCCGCGCTACCTTGCCGCAAGCGACGGGGTCCTGGTCGGAAGCTCCGTCAAGGAGCAGGGGATCGAATCCCCGGTCGACCAGGAGAAAGTCCAAAGGCTTTCGCGCCTTGTCTTCGGCGGCTCCTCACCCCGCCCGGCTGCGCCTCTCCGACCCGAATGAGCGTTCGATGGCCCCTTCCCCCCGCGAATGGGCTTCGCCCGCTCGCCGGCGCTGTGCTGATCCTCGCAATCGCGGTCGGAGGCTTCTGGCTCTGGAGGTCGTTGCTTCTCTGGCCATTTCACCTCGAGCAGCGCATCGTCGTCCTCGCCGCCACCGCCAATTCCTGGCAAGGCCAGCTTTCCTGCTGGAAGCGGGTTCTTCCGGGCGGCCGATGGCGACGGGAGGGAGCGCCGATTTCGGTCCTCCTCGGCCGCAACGGGGTCGCTTGGGGCATTGGCCTTCATCCGCCACAACCCGGGCTGCAGAAGGAGGAGGGGGATGGCCGCACCCCCGCGGGCCGATTTCGGATCGGGCTTGTCCTGGGTTCGGCTCCGTCCCTTCCCCCGGGGATCCGGTGGCCGCTCTACCACCAGAAATCGGAGCGGGACGCCTGGATCGAGAATCCCGAGCTCCCCCACTACAATCACCTCGTCACCATTCCCGCCGGGGAAGAGGTGCCCGAATGGTTCGAGGCAGAACGGCTGCGCGTCGAGGATCCGGTCCTCGAGTGGATGGTCTCCATCGAGCACAACTACCCCGAAAGCCGCCCGGGGGCGGGTAGCGCAATCTTCCTCCATGGGCGATACGGGGCGCAGGCGCCGACGGCCGGATGCCTGGCGCTCAAAAAAAGGGATCTGTTGGATCTGCTCCGCTGGCTCGATCCTCGCGGCCGACCGGAGCTTGTGATCCTGACCCGCGAGGACTATCTGCGCCTCTGGTCATCCTGGGCTCTGCCCCGCCCCGAAACGATCGGGGCCGGGGAGATCCGCTGATCCCTGCCGAGCGTCAGATCGCCCCGCCGAAGAGCGCCATCAGGACGGCAACGACCACGATGTTGGCCATGGAGATGGGCAGGAGGATCTTCCAGCCGAGCGTCATCACCTGGTCGTAGCGAAACCGCGGAAGGGTCCAGCGGATCCACATGAAGAAAAAGACGAGCATGCAGACCTTGGCCAGGAAGACAAGGGCCTGCAGAAGGAAGGTTCCGAGCGAGGAGGCTGTTCCTAGCCAACCGAAGGGAAGGCTCCAGCCCCCGAGGAAGAGCGTGACGAAAAGCCCGCTGGCAGAGATGAGCGCGGCATATTCCCCCAGGAAGAACATGCCGAAGCGCATGCCCCCATATTCGGTGTTGAAGCCTCCCACAAGCTCCTGCTCGCTCTCCGGGAGATCGAAGGGGGCCCGGTTGGTCTCTGCAAAGAGCGTCACGAGGAAGATCAAGGATGAGAGCAGGAGGGAGGGCCAGAAGAGCAGGAAATGCCAATCCAGCTGCTTCCCCACCAAGGGCAGGAGGAACCAGCCCCGCTCGATTTGAAACTCGACGATCTTGGGGAGGCTCAGCGCCCCGGAAATCAGGAAGATCGGAATGGCGGAGAACCCGAGCGCGACTTCATAGGAGATCATCTGGGCGCTCGACCGGATCCCTCCGAGGAACGCGTACTTCGAGTTGGACGACCAGCCGGCGAGGACGATTCCATAGACCGCCAGCGAGGTGATCGCGAAGAGGAGGAGCGCTCCGATTCCCACGTTAGCGATCACCCCGGGCTGCGGGATGTCGACGGAGAGCCCGGGAAAGCGGATCGGATCGACTCCGGCAAAGGGGATCACGCAAACGGTCAGGAGAGCCGGAAGAAAGGAGAGAATGGGCGCGAGGTTGTAGTAAAAGCCCCGTACGTGCCCGGGAACGAACTGTTCCTTGAGCATCAGCTTGAAGGCGTCGGCAAGCGGCTGTCCAAGCCCTCCCAGGCGCGCCTTGAGAAAGGGAAGGCCGACACGGTTCGGCCCGATCCGGTCCTGCATGGCCGCACTCACCTTCCTTTCCGCCAGAACGGCGTAGGCGACGAGCCCCAAGAGGACAGCAACGACCAGAAGAATCTTGATGAGGGTGCTGACGAGAAAAACGGTGAGTGGAGTGACCATGTCGAATTTCCTAGCGTGCTTCCGCCGGAAGCGGCTGCCCTTGATCCCCGAGACCAGCCCAGGTCAGGCCATGGAAGGCGGGGATCGTCGCCGCCATCTTCGCAAAAATCTCTGGGCTGCTTTGACCCGGTTCCTCTCCCCCCAAGGCAAGAAGGAGCTTTCGCAGAATCCAGGCATCTTCCCGAGAGCGACCGGGTGAGGCAATCGCGCGTTCGAGTCGCTGGACACGGCCGGCACGGTTCACCATCGATCCGTTCTTCTCCGCAAACGACGCCCCCGGAAGAACCCAGTGGGCCTTTTCGCAGGTCTTGTCCACGAGAATTCCTTGCCAGACAAGGACGGAGAGCCTGCCCAGCAGATCTTCCGGCAGGCCGGCAGCGACCGCGTCCTCCTGAAGGCAGAAGAGACCGCTCACTCGTCCTTCCTCGATCCGTTGCCGCAGAAGTGAAAGCTTCTCGCCATCGGCCCCGATTCCCAAGATCCGGGCGCCCCGGCTGTTGGGATTGAGGTCGTCGCTTCGGAGCAGACCATCGGCCTGCCCCTTTCGGGGGACGACCTCGGTGAGGATCGCAGGCTCTCCGCCCAGGAGATCCCTCAGGCTTCGGACTAGGAAGAGCTCCTCGTTGGTCAGGCGGGCGGAGACGAGGAAGGCGACCGAGGAGGGCTCAAGCTTGCGCAGGGCCTCAGCGACCTGGCCCAAGAGAAGAGCCCATTCTCCCGGAAACAATCCGTTCTCGTCTCGCCTCGCGGGCTCGAGGACTCGGTGCTTGCTATGAATGGGATGAAACCCGAGTCGCCCCTGATCGCACATCCAATGGGAGTTGACCGCCTCGTTGATGCGCGGGGTGAGGCGATAGACGATTCCCTCCCGGCTTCCCACCGTTACGTTGCAGCCGGTCGCGCAGTCGACGCAGATGCTCTTGGTCTCCTTGAGGAACCAGACACGCATCTGGAACCGGAAGTCCTTCGTCGTGAGGGCCCCGACGGGGCAGATATCCGCCGTGTTGAGCGAGTAGTTGCTCGTGAAGCGCTTCTCCGGGTGAATCGAAAGCCGGTTGTATCCCCCGCGCTCGGTGATGCCCAGGCAGTCATCGCCCGCGAGCTCCCGGGCAAAGCGGATGCACCGCGTGCAGAGGATGCACCGTTCGTCGTCGAGAAGAATGCGGGGTCCGATGTCAACCCGCTTCGGCTTCCGGACTTTCTCCTCCACGAACCGGCTCCGGCCCTTCCCGTAATCGAAGGCAAACTCCTGGAGCTTGCACTCCCCGGCTTGGTCGCAGATCGGGCAGTCCAAGGGATGGTTGGCCAGCAGGAACTCCATGACCCCTTTCTGGCACGATTCGACCAGGGTGGAGCTCGTCCGGATGCCGAGGCCCGGGAAGGCGGTCGTCGCGCAGGCGATCTGCGGACGCGGCATCCACTGAAGCTCCGGGTGCCCCTCGCCATCGACGATCGGCTTCCGGTCGGGGCCGAGCTTGGGCATGCCCATCTCGAAGAGGCACATCCGGCAATTGCCCGAAATCGAGAGCTTGGGGTGGTAACAGTAATGAGGAATCAACTTGCCGAAGCGGCGAGCCACCTCGATCACGTTCAAGCCCGCGGGGACTTCCACCCACTCTCCATCCAGATGAACGTGCACCATCCGGGCGTCGCCCGGTGGCAAATCATGGTCGAAAGGATTTTTAATCAAGGCCATGGGGTATTCTCGCTAGGACGCTGACTCAATGGGTGGCCTGCAGCCGACCCTGCTCTTCCTTGGCCACCGCCTTGCTCTCGAACTCTTCCCGGAACTTGGCGACGAAGCTCTCCACCGGCCAGGAACAGGCCTCGCCAAAGGCGCAGATCGTCCGCCCGGCGATCTGGCCGGCCAGATCGAGCAAAAGCTGCGGATCTTCGGGCCTCCCCTGCCCTCCGGTCATCCGATCGAGGACCTTGCGCATCCAGAGAGCGCCTTCCCGGCACGGCGTGCACTGCCCACACGACTCATGGGCGTAGAAGGCGGAGAGATTGTCGAGGCATTCCACCATGTCGCGGGTATGATCCATGACGATGATCCCGCCCGAGCCTGACATCGACCCGGAGGCCGCAATCGTATCGAAGTCCAGAGGAAGATCCTCGAGCCGCATCTCGACCTCTTCCATCGCTCCTGCGGCGTTCTTGCGGCGGATGCGATAGACCTCCCCGGCGCGCAGCACCTTCGCCGACGATCCTCCAGGAATCAGCGCCTTGAGACGGTTGCCGTTGCGAATGCCTCCACAAACGTCGTAGAGCAGCTCGCCCATCGTGATCGCCCCCCCGTCGTATTCAAAGTACCCGGGGCGGCAGACGTCCCCGCTCACGCACCAGATGCGCGTGCCCGTATTGTTCGGGGTTCCGATCTTGGCGTACGCCGCGCCTCCCATCTCCACGATGTGCTTCACGTTACAGAGAGTCTCGACGTTGTTGACGATCGTCGGACAGAGGTAGAGACCCAACGCCGCCGGAAAGTACGGCGGCTTGATGCGCGGATAGGCTCGCTTTCCCTCGAGCGACTCGATCAGGCCCGTCTCCTCTCCGCAGATGTAGGCCCCCGCGCCGCGAAAGACGAAGATATCGAGGTCGTACCCGCTGCCGAGGATGTTTGCGCCCAAGAAATTCTTGGCGCGAGCCTCCGCCAGCGCTCGCTCCAGGATTCTGGCCCCCCGGGCCATCTCTCCGCGAATGTAGATATAGGCCAAGTGGGCGTGATTGGCGAAGCTCGAGATGATCATCCCTTCAATCAGCTGGTGAGGATCCTTGTAGAGGATCTGACGATCCTTGAAGGTCCCAGGCTCGGACTCGTCCGCGTTGCAGAGCAGATAGACCGGCTTTCGATTCTTCGCATGATCGATGAAGCCCCACTTGGTTCCTGTCGGGAAGCCCGCTCCTCCTCTTCCCCGAAGGCCGGAGGCCTTGACCTCGGCCACGATGGCCGCCGGGTCCATGGCAAGCGCCTTGCGCAGCTGTTGGTAGCCCCCATGCTGGAGGTAGCAATCGATGTCCGGGGTGTAGCCGGGCAGGTCTGCATAGCGGAGGATGATCCGATGCTCGCGTGTTGGGTTGGGTACCGCTCCGTCTTGAGCCATTTGGACCTTTCTAGGCGCCCTGCGCCGCCTCTTTCTCTCGGCTCTCGGCCAGGATGCGCTCTACGGTGTCGATCGTCGCCCGCTCGAACTCTTCTTCGTCCACCATCATGGCGGGGGCGCTCCCGCAGGCCGCAAGGCACTCCACGAATTCAACCGAGTAGGAGCCATCCGGGCTCACGTAGATCCCATGGCCCGCGGCAACGGTCGCCCCACATCGGGCCCGGATCTGCGCAAAGAGCTCGTGGCTCCCCGCCAGGGCACAGGAAAGCGTGCGACAGACCTTGAAGTTGATCCTCCCGCTCGGCCGCACATGGAGCATGGGGTAAAACGTGACCAGCTCCAGGATATGGATCGGCTTGAGGCCCAGCTTCGTCGAGATCCACTCGACCGCCCGTTCGCTCAGAAAGCCGAACTCTTCCTGCCAGAGGTGAAGCAGGGGGAGGGAGGCGCTCCGCCGAGAAGCGGGGTACTGTCCAATGATCTCCTCCGCCTTCCGCTCAAATTCGGGGCCCAGGACTTCCTCGCCGGGAAGCAGGGGTTGTTCAGGTGCTACCATGCCAGATCATCCTTCCGCGCTATCGATCGCACTCGCCCATGACGAAATCGAGGCTGCCCAGGATTGCGACCACGTCTGCAATGAGATGCCCGGGGAGAAGCTTCGGCAAGATGCTCAGGTTCATGAAGCTCGGAGCACGGATCTTCAGCCGGTGGGGAGCTCCGCCCCCTTTGCTGAGGATATAGAACCCAAGCTCCCCCTTCGGATTCTCGGCCCCGAAGTAGACCTCTCCCGGCGGGGCGGTGATCCCCTCGGTAACGATCATGAAATGCTGGATCAGCTCCTCCATCTTGGTGAGGACGGCCGACTTCGCCGGATCGTAGCTTCGAACATCATCGACGAAGATCGGCCCATCGGGGATCCGCGAGAGGGCCTGCTGCAGAATGCGCCGGCTCTGACGCATCTCCTCCACCCGAATGACGAAGCGATCGTAACAGTCACCTCCGCTCCCGACGACCGCCTCGAAGTCGTACTGCTCGTACCCGAGATACGGAAGCTTCTTCCGTAGATCGATCTCTACCCCGGAGGCCCGCAGATTGGGTCCGGAGAGCCCGTAATCCAAGGCGTCCTCCGCCGATACGACTCCGACGTCCTTCGTCCGATCCACAAAGATCCGGTTCCGACAGAGAAGCTTGTCGATCTCGTCGACCTTCGCGCCGAACTGCTCGACGAAAGCCATCGCCCGTCCCACCCACCCTTGGGGCAGATCACGCGCCACGCCCCCGACCCGGGTGTAGGTGGTCGTAAATCGGGCGCCGGTGAGCTCCTCGATCAGCGCGTAGATCTTTTCCCTCTCGGTGAAGGTATAGAGGAAGACAGAAATCGCCCCGCAGTCCATGGCGAAGGCGCCCAAGCCGAGAAGGTGGGAGGAAATGCGCGCCAGCTCGCAGCAGATCACCCGGATCGCTTGACAGCGCGGCGGGACGGCCCAACCCATCAGCTTTTCGACCGCACAGGCGTAGGCGACGTTGTTCGCCAAGGGAGCCAGATAGTCGAGACGATCGGTGTAGGGAACGAACTGGTTGTACTGCATGTTCTCGGCGATCTTTTCGTCGCCTCGATGCAGGTATCCGATCACGGGATCCGCTTTCACCACGGTCTCCCCGTCCAGCTCGAGCAGGATCTGCAGCACGCCGTGCGTGCTCGGGTGAGAGGGACCCAGGTTGACGACGAGGCGCTCCCCGGCGGGCGCATCCGACAGGTCCTCGCCTCCGAGTGAAACCCTCTGCGTCAGAAGCTCGGCGGGACCCGTCATAACGTCTCCTCGGGAAGTTCATCCGCGGGATGCGCGCGCGGCTCCCGTTCTCCGCTCTCCTGGG from Methylacidimicrobium sp. B4 includes these protein-coding regions:
- the waaF gene encoding lipopolysaccharide heptosyltransferase II, with amino-acid sequence MIPSSLLVRSPNWLGDAVLSLPAVASLKAWLGPHPLAVATPRKLSALWRLCAFVDRVVEIDPPKSVWQTARRLREGGYAAAFLLPNSLRSALEARFAGIPTVWGKAGWPRSALLSHPRLPGNPGERYPQQAATYLALAEGLGASGSLAIPELRIPSSWRQPLEPIIAFCPGAEFGSAKRWPEDFYVALARRLTETTGYPVRLYGAAGDRDVCRRIAAAVPGTESLAGQTTLEEFLASLARSRLVVCNDSGAMHVAALLGVPVVALFGSTDPLRTGPLGSSARILAHPVPCGPCFRRACPLDLACLRRIDPEAVFSACRDQLGLSTALSS
- a CDS encoding NAD(P)H-dependent oxidoreductase subunit E, translating into MVAPEQPLLPGEEVLGPEFERKAEEIIGQYPASRRSASLPLLHLWQEEFGFLSERAVEWISTKLGLKPIHILELVTFYPMLHVRPSGRINFKVCRTLSCALAGSHELFAQIRARCGATVAAGHGIYVSPDGSYSVEFVECLAACGSAPAMMVDEEEFERATIDTVERILAESREKEAAQGA
- the nuoD gene encoding NADH dehydrogenase (quinone) subunit D translates to MTGPAELLTQRVSLGGEDLSDAPAGERLVVNLGPSHPSTHGVLQILLELDGETVVKADPVIGYLHRGDEKIAENMQYNQFVPYTDRLDYLAPLANNVAYACAVEKLMGWAVPPRCQAIRVICCELARISSHLLGLGAFAMDCGAISVFLYTFTEREKIYALIEELTGARFTTTYTRVGGVARDLPQGWVGRAMAFVEQFGAKVDEIDKLLCRNRIFVDRTKDVGVVSAEDALDYGLSGPNLRASGVEIDLRKKLPYLGYEQYDFEAVVGSGGDCYDRFVIRVEEMRQSRRILQQALSRIPDGPIFVDDVRSYDPAKSAVLTKMEELIQHFMIVTEGITAPPGEVYFGAENPKGELGFYILSKGGGAPHRLKIRAPSFMNLSILPKLLPGHLIADVVAILGSLDFVMGECDR
- a CDS encoding molybdopterin-dependent oxidoreductase — protein: MALIKNPFDHDLPPGDARMVHVHLDGEWVEVPAGLNVIEVARRFGKLIPHYCYHPKLSISGNCRMCLFEMGMPKLGPDRKPIVDGEGHPELQWMPRPQIACATTAFPGLGIRTSSTLVESCQKGVMEFLLANHPLDCPICDQAGECKLQEFAFDYGKGRSRFVEEKVRKPKRVDIGPRILLDDERCILCTRCIRFARELAGDDCLGITERGGYNRLSIHPEKRFTSNYSLNTADICPVGALTTKDFRFQMRVWFLKETKSICVDCATGCNVTVGSREGIVYRLTPRINEAVNSHWMCDQGRLGFHPIHSKHRVLEPARRDENGLFPGEWALLLGQVAEALRKLEPSSVAFLVSARLTNEELFLVRSLRDLLGGEPAILTEVVPRKGQADGLLRSDDLNPNSRGARILGIGADGEKLSLLRQRIEEGRVSGLFCLQEDAVAAGLPEDLLGRLSVLVWQGILVDKTCEKAHWVLPGASFAEKNGSMVNRAGRVQRLERAIASPGRSREDAWILRKLLLALGGEEPGQSSPEIFAKMAATIPAFHGLTWAGLGDQGQPLPAEAR
- a CDS encoding complex I subunit 1 family protein, whose protein sequence is MVTPLTVFLVSTLIKILLVVAVLLGLVAYAVLAERKVSAAMQDRIGPNRVGLPFLKARLGGLGQPLADAFKLMLKEQFVPGHVRGFYYNLAPILSFLPALLTVCVIPFAGVDPIRFPGLSVDIPQPGVIANVGIGALLLFAITSLAVYGIVLAGWSSNSKYAFLGGIRSSAQMISYEVALGFSAIPIFLISGALSLPKIVEFQIERGWFLLPLVGKQLDWHFLLFWPSLLLSSLIFLVTLFAETNRAPFDLPESEQELVGGFNTEYGGMRFGMFFLGEYAALISASGLFVTLFLGGWSLPFGWLGTASSLGTFLLQALVFLAKVCMLVFFFMWIRWTLPRFRYDQVMTLGWKILLPISMANIVVVAVLMALFGGAI
- the murJ gene encoding murein biosynthesis integral membrane protein MurJ, encoding MNAPNDPQAPPPPSPAPPAPRRGSREGNAATHRAAGIVSLAVMGSRIFGLVRELVFAALFGAGKLLDAYLAAFQIPNLLRDLFAEGALSTAFTTVFAKTWEEQGKAKAFSLANHLLAILILFLSAVCLAGIVFAPLLVEMTSFGFHAIPGKFELTVRLTRILFPFILFVALAAVAMGILNAGRIFGLPASASTAFNIVSVVLGVFFAYTLEPQRDLRHPSFGEAAVYGVCFGVLLGGLAQLLIQVPAFRRIGYDWRWDFDLKDPKLREIWRLMIPSIIAGAAVQVNVLVNGMFASEINGGRSWLNCAFRLMQFPIGVFGVAIATVTLPTVSRQQARADLDSFRQTLRHSLRLGLFYTVPAAVGLAVLAEPLIRLIYQHGRFSGWDTHQTAAALEAYTLGLAGYAGIKILAPCFYALDSPSIPLRVSLFGIGLNLLLNLLLVKVLSFGHVGLALTTSLVALLNCAQLFFALDRRVFPGGVQSWLSFLWRLAIASTACALAAHWVAEVAGRSPLPTFPLGSTLLVAAAVAAGALTFFLFARALGLEECREALGLLRRLLSRLQQGPGGRPADGAR
- a CDS encoding BtpA/SgcQ family protein, yielding MSRFLELPLTAGGPKLLIGLIHLKPLPGAPRYDGRFDSVVESALADASAWQAGGASALCIENYGDVPFWKSAVPAETVASMAAVGTEIRRASRLPLGFNVLRNDPRAALALCIACGGSFLRVNVLSHTLVTDQGLLEGEAAFLLRDRSRFGGPIRILADLRVKHAAPLAPRPLEEEAVDLVERSLADAVILTGPRTGSEASVAEIEGIRGVLPDTPILVGSGITAKNLPRYLAASDGVLVGSSVKEQGIESPVDQEKVQRLSRLVFGGSSPRPAAPLRPE
- the nuoF gene encoding NADH-quinone oxidoreductase subunit NuoF; the protein is MAQDGAVPNPTREHRIILRYADLPGYTPDIDCYLQHGGYQQLRKALAMDPAAIVAEVKASGLRGRGGAGFPTGTKWGFIDHAKNRKPVYLLCNADESEPGTFKDRQILYKDPHQLIEGMIISSFANHAHLAYIYIRGEMARGARILERALAEARAKNFLGANILGSGYDLDIFVFRGAGAYICGEETGLIESLEGKRAYPRIKPPYFPAALGLYLCPTIVNNVETLCNVKHIVEMGGAAYAKIGTPNNTGTRIWCVSGDVCRPGYFEYDGGAITMGELLYDVCGGIRNGNRLKALIPGGSSAKVLRAGEVYRIRRKNAAGAMEEVEMRLEDLPLDFDTIAASGSMSGSGGIIVMDHTRDMVECLDNLSAFYAHESCGQCTPCREGALWMRKVLDRMTGGQGRPEDPQLLLDLAGQIAGRTICAFGEACSWPVESFVAKFREEFESKAVAKEEQGRLQATH
- a CDS encoding L,D-transpeptidase family protein, coding for MSVRWPLPPANGLRPLAGAVLILAIAVGGFWLWRSLLLWPFHLEQRIVVLAATANSWQGQLSCWKRVLPGGRWRREGAPISVLLGRNGVAWGIGLHPPQPGLQKEEGDGRTPAGRFRIGLVLGSAPSLPPGIRWPLYHQKSERDAWIENPELPHYNHLVTIPAGEEVPEWFEAERLRVEDPVLEWMVSIEHNYPESRPGAGSAIFLHGRYGAQAPTAGCLALKKRDLLDLLRWLDPRGRPELVILTREDYLRLWSSWALPRPETIGAGEIR